The following nucleotide sequence is from Terriglobia bacterium.
GACGCGGGGTACTACCTCCTCAAGATCGACGGCTTCGTCCGCAAGCAGCCGCAGGTCGACGCCCTCGAGGCCGCCGGCGCCTCCCTGGGCGAGTACATCAACATCAACACGTACATCGCCAGGATTCCCTCGAGCGCCATGGAGGCGGTCAAGGCGCTTCCGTTCGTCACGTTCGTCGGGGACTATCACCCCGCCTTCAAGATCAACCCCCGGATCGGCCTCGAGGAGATCCCGACCGAGGTGGTCTACGACCCGGACACCGGCGCGGTTCTGCCTTGGCTGTTCGAGGTGACCCTGCACCAGGGCGCGAACCTCCAGGAAGTCATGGATGCGCTGGGCGTGCTGGGCATCTTCCCGGCGCCCGAGGACGTCGCCGTCAGCGGCGACATGGCGACCGTGTTCTTCTACAGCGCCCCCGAGGTCGTGCCCGACGTGTCCAAGATCCCCGGGGTCAAGTGGATCGCCGAGAAGACGTATCCGCGCCTCCTGGCGTCGGCCACCAATCCCGCCGCGATGCCGATGCTCCTCCAGAACAACGGCGTCTACACCACCAGCGGGGCGACCGGCTGGAAGCTCTGGAACGCCGGGATCGACGGCAGCGCCACGGGCCAGATCGTCACCATGATGGACACGGGACTCAACACCAACATGGAGCACTTCTCCCAGAACGCGGCCAGCGCGGGCACCGTGGGAGCATCGCACCGTAAGGTCGTCGGCTACGACAACTACGGCGGCGACGTGTGCGTCAACGCCTACACGAGCACCGACGGCGGCCATGGCACCTGGACGAGCCAGCATGCCGTGGGCTCGATCTCCAACATGTCCGGGACCCTCGACACCACCCACGTTCCCAACGTGAACTACGACGACGGGGTCGCCCGGGGCGGCAAGGTCTACTTCCAGGACATCGGGACCGCCGCGGGGACGCTCAGCACGCCCGCCAACCTGGGGGCCTCGGTCACCGCAGCCATCGGCAAGGGCTCGTACGTCCAGAACTACTCCTGGGGCACCTCCTCGCCGACCTACGACACCCAGACCAGCAGCCTCGACACGGCCATGTTCGCCAATCCCGGTTTCGTCGTGACCATCTCCGCCGGGAACAGCGGCGTCGGCGGCCGGGGAACCATCGGCTCCCCCTCCACGTCGAAGAACGCGATCACGGTCGGCGGAGCCGACGCGGCGCGACCCGACTACCTCTTCGAGGACTGCGGCTGGGACGGCACGGCCGCGTGCAGCGCCGCCAACGACAACGGCTCCAGCCGCGGACCCGTCACCACGTCGCTTCGCGTGAAGCCGGACATCATCACGTACATGTGGTCCAGCTCGGCCAGCACCACGGGGGGTGAAGTCGAGGCAGGGGACCGCCCGCACGCGATGTGCCAGACCGACGCGACCAAGACCGTCTACTGGGATTACACCAACAACAGCGGCTCCGGGGGCACCTCGTTCGCGGCTCCCGAGGTCGCCGGGTTGGCGCTCCTCGTCCGCGACTACTTCCAGCAGGGCTTCTACCCGTTCGGGGTGGCGAATCCCGGCGCCGCGTTCGCTCCCGCCGGATCGCTCGTGAAGGCCATGATCCTCGCCTCCGGCGAGAACATGACCACCACCGCGACACCGACGTCGAGCATCGCGGTCCAGCAGCGCTACAGCAACGACGTGGGATTCGGCCGCGCCAACCTCCCCTCGGTCATGCACATCGGGAGCGGCGCGCCCTTCCTGTTCGTGAAGAGCGACGACGCGCTGGGCGACGGCGCCACCAAGTCGTTCTCGCTCAACATCAACTCCAACGCGATCCCCCTGCGGGTCCTGATGGTCTACTACGACGCCGCGGGTAACACGATCCAGAAGGACGCGGACCTCAGGGTCACCATCGGGTCGAGCGTCTACTGGGGGAACAACTTCTCCTCCGGCTGGAGCACCACCGCGACCGTGGTCAGGGACCACACGAACCCGACCGAGGGCGTGTTTCTCGACGCGGCGCACGGTCTGCCGGCCTCCGGGACCGTCCAGGTCGACGTGATCGGCTACAACGACCCGGGTGGCATGAACTACTCCCTGGTCGTCGCGGGCGACGTCGTGAGCGCGGCGGTCACCCAGGTCTTCATGGACAAGTCGTCCTACTCCTGCAACGACACCATCGCCCTGACGGTGAACGACTCCGCGGCGACGTCGCCGGTCTCCGTCACGCTGGTCAGCAAGGACAGCGGCGGCGGGACCATCGACACGCGCATCGTCAGCCTTCCCGGCGCCGGCGGCGTGTTCCACGGAACCATCGCGACGGGCACCGGCATCCTCGTGTCCAACGGCGGCTCCCTCGTCGCGACGTACGACGCGGTCACGCCGGCCACCGCCTCTGTCGCCTGTGCGGTCGCCCTGGACCGCTCCGACTACAACTGCGGCGACACCATCCACGTCACGGTGAACGACGGGGCGGCTTCGTCGCCCATCGCGGTCACGCTGGTCAGCAAGGACAGCGGCGGCGGGACCGTCGACACGCAGACCGTGAGCTGCACGGGCTCCGGCGGCGTGTTCACCGGGACCATCCACACCGGCAGCGGCATCGCCGTGGTGGACGGCGGGAGCCTGGTCGCGAGCTACGGCGTCTTCACGCCGGCCACCTCCGCGGTCATCTGCCAGCTCGCCGTAGCCGACGGCGGGTTCATGATCAAGGGCGGCTGCGACAACGCTGCCGCCGGCACCAGCGACTTCTCCGGCCCCCTGTTCAACGGGGGCAGCAACGAGTTCTACACCAAGTACATGGACGCCGGCGAGTACTCGAGCTACACGGCGGAGTTCGTGAACAACACCGGGCGGGCGCTCACGGACGTGGACGTCGCGCTGAGCTTCTCGGGCGCCGGGGCGGCCCACATGACGGTCCTCAATCCGACCGTCCACGTGGGCTCGATCGCGATCGGCGGGACCGCGGGAGCGGTCTTCCAGCTCTACACCGACCCGACCACCCCCGGCCTCACCAGCGTCAACCTGAACTTCGCGATCACCGCTCCCGGCGACGGGTACCCCGCGGCGACGCTCATGACCCAGGTGCAGCTGCTCCAGACCAACGACGTCGTCGCGCGGCTGACCCACTGCAGCACGTTCGACACGAGCCCGCTCACCGCGGGGACCTGGTACGAGTCGGTCGTCACCGGCGCGACCACCAACCCCTGGCGATGGATCGGGAGCGCGGCCTCGCCGTCCACCGTGGGCAGCGAGAACCGGACCGACGGCATCTGCAGCAGCAGCGCGGCGAACAAGGGGATGATGGTCGGCAACTCGGCCACCACCACCGGCAACAACTTCAACAACAACGCCGACTCGTTCCTGCTGACGAACTTCCAGCCTTCGCTCCGCGGTAATGGGCCCAGCGGCCAGCCGTACCACTACGCCTGGAAGTGGCACTCCTTCTACCACGCTTCGGAGGCCTTTACGAACACCAGCGGTGTGTGGGGAGCGTTCTACAACGATCAGTGGAACAGCGCGACCAATCCCACCGCCGACGACGCCAACAACAACTTCCCGATCGTCGTGTGCTGCTACTACCACACCATCCTCGACTACGTGGGCGTGTGGAACTGGGAGACGGCCAACACGGGGGTTCCGGACAATCCGAGCCTCGGACCCACGTCGGGAGGCGCTCCCAACCAGCTGATCATCACGTTCAACAACGTCAACGGCTTCGCCACGAGCGGGAGCTACTTCGCGTACGGCCACGAGCACGCCGATGTCTTCTTCTTCGGTGTCGGCACCCATGGCACGCACCGAGACTCCGCCATCGACAACGACAACCTGGTGTACGACGAGTACTACGCTGCGGCGCAGGTGGGGAACTCCTGCGGCGCGGGCGGCCAGGCGGGTCAGGTGGCGTTCGACCGGCTGAACTACAACGATTGCCCGTCGTCCACGGCGGTCCTGAGCGTGGTGGACGCCGACGCGGTCGGTCCGCTCCAGGTGACGGTGACGAGCCCCGGAACCGGGGACAGCGAGGTCGTGACGCTCACGGGCTCGGCGCCGTACTTCTCGGGCAACCTCACCCTGTCCACGACGTCCGGCCTCGGCAGCAACAACGGCGTCCTGTTCGTCCTCCCGGTGGAGACGATCTCGGCGAGCTACACCGATGCCTCGCCGGCCGGGACCACGAGCGCGACGGCCAACATCGGCTGCGCCAGCGGCGACGTGATCTTCCAGTCCAACACCCAGGTTTCGGACAACGGCGACAACGACGGGATCGCGGACAACAACGAGACCGTCGTCATGGACATCACGATCAAGAACAACATGGCGACGCCCCTCACCAACGCCAAGGTGACGATCTTCAACAACTCGCCCAACGTGGTGGATTGCATCTCCGACAACCAGGCCCTGTACGGGACGGTGGCGAACGGTGCGACGGCGACCAACCCGTCGAGCGACCGGTTCACGTTCCACGTGTCCCCCTCGGTGATCTGCTCCGATTGGCAAAATCCCCCCGTGGCGAAGTTCACCGTGGTCATCACCGGGGACGGCTTCTACGGCTCGTCCTCCCTGCAGACCTTCACCCTCAGCGTGAACCTCGATCCCACCAGCACCGGCGGCAGCTACAGCGTCACCCAGAACTTCAACACGGATCCGGGCTGGACGACGGGCAGCCTTCCGGACGACGACGGCGTCTGCACCACCCCGTACATCAACGAGTTCCACTGGTGCGCGGCGTGCGGCAACGGCGGCGGCGGCTACGGGGCCTGGGTCGGCAACAGCCCCTTCGGGACCGCCGGGCAGACCTACAGCCTCGCCGATTCGTCGGCGCTCTACTCTCCGGTCTTCATCGCCAACGGTAACGTCACGCTCCAGTTCTCCGTGGCCTACCGGACCGAGTTGACGTACGACGGCGCGCTCGTCCAGCGCAAGGTCGGGACCGGTGCCTGGACCAACGTGCCCTTCACCACGCCGGCGCAAGCGGCGCTGACCACGTCCACCAATTTCTGCGGTCCGCTCGCGTCGGGCGTCTCGGCCTGGACCGGAACGTCCCTCGTCAGCCCCTACTGGACCACGACGAACGCGGCTTCGGTGACCGCGACCTCCGGCCAGACCATCCAGTTCCGCTGGAGGCTCGGCGCCGACACCTCGGTTCTCCCCAGCGGCTTCGGGGGCTTCGGTGTCGACAACGTGGTCCTCAACAACCTCAAGCAAACCCTGATTTGCGAGCCCACCTTGAACTCGTGCCTGCCTGACTGCACGGGCGGGGTGATCACCTGTCCGGCCGCGATCGTGTCCGAGTGCCAGGCCAACCTGGCGTCGGACATCACCGTGCCTCCTGCCACGGCGATCGATTCCTGCCAGGCCGTGGGCACGTTCACCAACAGCTACAACGCCGGCGGTGCCAACGCCTCCGGCTCGTACCCCGTGGGCGTAACCGACGTGAGCTTCACGGTGGCGGACGCCGCCGGGCATCAGGCGAGCTGCGACACCGCGATCACGGTGCGGGACACGACCCCGCCCGCGATCACCTGCCCGCAGTCGGTCACGGTCGAGTGCCAGGGCGGCTTGCAGTCCGAGGTCACGCTGCCGGATGCGACGGCGACCGACGTCTGTCAGCCGAGCGGCCTGGTCATCACCAACTCGTACACGCCCAACGGCGCGAGCGCCTCGGGCTCCTACCCGGTCGGCACCACGGTCGTGACCTTCACGGCGATGGATGCGGCGGGGAACCAGAGCAGCTGCCAGACCAGCGTCACCGTGGCGGATACGACCCCGCCGGTGATCAACTGCCCGCAGTCGGTCACGGTCGAGTGCCAGGGCGGCTTGCAGTCCGAGGTCACGCTGCCGGATGCGACGGCGACCGACGTCTGCCAGCCGAGCGGCCTCGTGATCACCAACAGCTACACGCCCAACGGCGCGAACGCCTCGGGCTCCTACCCCGTCGGGCCCACCGTGGTGACCTTCACCGCGACGGACGCCGCTGGGAACCACGCCAGCTGCCAGACCACCGTCACGGTGCAAGACACGACCCCGCCGGTGATCACCTGCCCGCAGTCGGTCACGGTCGAGTGCCAGGGCGGCTTGCAGTCCGTAGTCACGCTGCCGAACGCGACGGCGACCGACGTCTGCCA
It contains:
- a CDS encoding HYR domain-containing protein, with translation MTKMLKTAGVACFIACLVAALCVTVPVARAQQKSPGVSGITDGEGNPVNPDAWVTGHKTVGSTQFVQRGQAWWPYQTPPPPFTQVGRSAENMTADEIDVNGVATLDIKNLAAAMQLIPSDLVLAPGSQLEQDAGYYLLKIDGFVRKQPQVDALEAAGASLGEYININTYIARIPSSAMEAVKALPFVTFVGDYHPAFKINPRIGLEEIPTEVVYDPDTGAVLPWLFEVTLHQGANLQEVMDALGVLGIFPAPEDVAVSGDMATVFFYSAPEVVPDVSKIPGVKWIAEKTYPRLLASATNPAAMPMLLQNNGVYTTSGATGWKLWNAGIDGSATGQIVTMMDTGLNTNMEHFSQNAASAGTVGASHRKVVGYDNYGGDVCVNAYTSTDGGHGTWTSQHAVGSISNMSGTLDTTHVPNVNYDDGVARGGKVYFQDIGTAAGTLSTPANLGASVTAAIGKGSYVQNYSWGTSSPTYDTQTSSLDTAMFANPGFVVTISAGNSGVGGRGTIGSPSTSKNAITVGGADAARPDYLFEDCGWDGTAACSAANDNGSSRGPVTTSLRVKPDIITYMWSSSASTTGGEVEAGDRPHAMCQTDATKTVYWDYTNNSGSGGTSFAAPEVAGLALLVRDYFQQGFYPFGVANPGAAFAPAGSLVKAMILASGENMTTTATPTSSIAVQQRYSNDVGFGRANLPSVMHIGSGAPFLFVKSDDALGDGATKSFSLNINSNAIPLRVLMVYYDAAGNTIQKDADLRVTIGSSVYWGNNFSSGWSTTATVVRDHTNPTEGVFLDAAHGLPASGTVQVDVIGYNDPGGMNYSLVVAGDVVSAAVTQVFMDKSSYSCNDTIALTVNDSAATSPVSVTLVSKDSGGGTIDTRIVSLPGAGGVFHGTIATGTGILVSNGGSLVATYDAVTPATASVACAVALDRSDYNCGDTIHVTVNDGAASSPIAVTLVSKDSGGGTVDTQTVSCTGSGGVFTGTIHTGSGIAVVDGGSLVASYGVFTPATSAVICQLAVADGGFMIKGGCDNAAAGTSDFSGPLFNGGSNEFYTKYMDAGEYSSYTAEFVNNTGRALTDVDVALSFSGAGAAHMTVLNPTVHVGSIAIGGTAGAVFQLYTDPTTPGLTSVNLNFAITAPGDGYPAATLMTQVQLLQTNDVVARLTHCSTFDTSPLTAGTWYESVVTGATTNPWRWIGSAASPSTVGSENRTDGICSSSAANKGMMVGNSATTTGNNFNNNADSFLLTNFQPSLRGNGPSGQPYHYAWKWHSFYHASEAFTNTSGVWGAFYNDQWNSATNPTADDANNNFPIVVCCYYHTILDYVGVWNWETANTGVPDNPSLGPTSGGAPNQLIITFNNVNGFATSGSYFAYGHEHADVFFFGVGTHGTHRDSAIDNDNLVYDEYYAAAQVGNSCGAGGQAGQVAFDRLNYNDCPSSTAVLSVVDADAVGPLQVTVTSPGTGDSEVVTLTGSAPYFSGNLTLSTTSGLGSNNGVLFVLPVETISASYTDASPAGTTSATANIGCASGDVIFQSNTQVSDNGDNDGIADNNETVVMDITIKNNMATPLTNAKVTIFNNSPNVVDCISDNQALYGTVANGATATNPSSDRFTFHVSPSVICSDWQNPPVAKFTVVITGDGFYGSSSLQTFTLSVNLDPTSTGGSYSVTQNFNTDPGWTTGSLPDDDGVCTTPYINEFHWCAACGNGGGGYGAWVGNSPFGTAGQTYSLADSSALYSPVFIANGNVTLQFSVAYRTELTYDGALVQRKVGTGAWTNVPFTTPAQAALTTSTNFCGPLASGVSAWTGTSLVSPYWTTTNAASVTATSGQTIQFRWRLGADTSVLPSGFGGFGVDNVVLNNLKQTLICEPTLNSCLPDCTGGVITCPAAIVSECQANLASDITVPPATAIDSCQAVGTFTNSYNAGGANASGSYPVGVTDVSFTVADAAGHQASCDTAITVRDTTPPAITCPQSVTVECQGGLQSEVTLPDATATDVCQPSGLVITNSYTPNGASASGSYPVGTTVVTFTAMDAAGNQSSCQTSVTVADTTPPVINCPQSVTVECQGGLQSEVTLPDATATDVCQPSGLVITNSYTPNGANASGSYPVGPTVVTFTATDAAGNHASCQTTVTVQDTTPPVITCPQSVTVECQGGLQSVVTLPNATATDVCQPSGLVITNGYTPNGANASGSYPVGTTLVTFTATDTAGNHASCQTSVTVVDTTPPVITCPAPITIECQGNFQSIVSVPPATAIDVCQPSGLVFANTYTANGADASGSYPIGTTTVGFTVTDAAGNHASCQTTITVRDTLPPVITAVSSPSVLWPPNHQMVTVGNTVIATDICDPHPVIILTAATSNEPDDANGNGDGHTTNDIQGVSLGTPDYSIDLRSERDGNGAGRIYTLTYLATDAFGHSTSTSTAVSVPHDMRDSAPEPLSLVLVGKTNTTVMWGPVVGAQSYDVVRGDLANLTVMGSNIDLGQVTCIEHATTSTSTIGYEDNAIPAPGHVFFYAVQYFDGTRNVSYGTESAGKARVIGAGHGDCQ